TAAAACCAAGGAAGGGCCGGTGGTGTACGACACCAAGCGCTGCATCGGTTGTCGCTTCTGCATGGTGGCCTGCCCCTTCGGCGTCCCCAAGTACGAGTGGAGCAAGGCTTTCCCCCTGGTGAAAAAATGCACAGGCTGCTACAGCAGGATCAGGGCAGGCCATAAACCTGCCTGCGCCACCGCCTGTCCGTCTGCCATTACCTACGGGCCACGGGCTGACATGCTCAAGGAGGCGGAACGGCGCATTGCCGCCCGTCCTGAGCGGTATCTCAACAAAATTTATGGCAAGGAAGAGGCGGGTGGCACCAGTGTCATTTACCTGACCGCGCTCCCCTTCGACGAGCTCGGTTTCAAGCAGGTAACCAAGCGGCCGCTTCCCTCCTACACCTGGCAGGCACTGCGCCTGGTGCCGGGGGTCTTCCTCACCGTCGGCGGCTCCCTGTCGCTCCTTTCCTGGTTCACCCACCGGAAAGACCGGCTGAAAAAGGAAGAAGAGCAGCGACAGGCCTGCAAACACCAGACGAAGGAGGATCATCATGACTGCTGCTAAACTGATAATCAACGAGATCAAGGGCTACCACCGCTTCCTCAAGTTCCTCATGGTGCTGGTTGGCCTCGGCGCCCTGGCGTCCCTGGCCCGCTTCATTTTTGGACTCGGAGTCACCACCAACCTGAACGACACCTATCCATGGGGGCTGTGGATCTCCTTCGACGTGGTCACCGCCGTTCCCCTGGCCGCCGGCGCCTTCACCCTGGGGGCCATCACCCACTGCTTTCACATCAAAAAACTGGAGCCGTTGGTGCGGCCCGCCATTGTCACCGGCTTCCTCGGCTACTCGCTGGTGAGCGTGGGACTGTTGCTGGATCTTGGACAGCCCCAGCGTTGCTGGCACACCATGGTCTTCTGGAACCCCCATTCCCCAATGTTTGAAGTTTCCATGTGCATCATGGCCTACACCACGGTGCTTTTCCTGGAGTTTTTGTCGCCGGTCTGCGAGAAACTGGGCTATTACCTGCCGCTCAGGGTGCTCCGAACCCTGGAGATGCCGCTGGTGGTAGCTGCAGCCGCCATCTCCACTTTGCACCAATCGTCCCTGGGGACCTTTTTCCTCATTGCCGTAGATAAGCTGCACAGCCTCTGGTATAACCCGCTCTTGCCGCTCTTGTTCTGGATCTCGGCCATTTTCAGCGGCCTGTCCATCATCATCCTCGAAGCAACCATGACTCACAAGTGGCTGGGGCAGGAGGATGAGTCCGAACTGCTGGAGACCCTGGCCAAGATCATCCCGTGGGTGATCGGGGTCTACATCCTGGTCAAGGTCTATGCCCTGGTTTTTCTCAGCCAGGGCCCGTTCTTCGATAGGCCCGG
This region of Geotalea daltonii FRC-32 genomic DNA includes:
- the nrfD gene encoding NrfD/PsrC family molybdoenzyme membrane anchor subunit, translated to MTAAKLIINEIKGYHRFLKFLMVLVGLGALASLARFIFGLGVTTNLNDTYPWGLWISFDVVTAVPLAAGAFTLGAITHCFHIKKLEPLVRPAIVTGFLGYSLVSVGLLLDLGQPQRCWHTMVFWNPHSPMFEVSMCIMAYTTVLFLEFLSPVCEKLGYYLPLRVLRTLEMPLVVAAAAISTLHQSSLGTFFLIAVDKLHSLWYNPLLPLLFWISAIFSGLSIIILEATMTHKWLGQEDESELLETLAKIIPWVIGVYILVKVYALVFLSQGPFFDRPGMLILFGVEVVIGVFVPFFMFLQQRVRSDNRLRAIAAGLVIFGLVVNRFNVSMYGMIHEGAAYVPSLLETMVTIGIIAAEILFFVLIAKYFPIFEHHPETVDYSLPDKFRKVEKGVVAVES
- a CDS encoding 4Fe-4S dicluster domain-containing protein; this translates as MSGEKTDFNSSGAFLIDMTKCTGCRGCQVACKQWNQLKAENTKFFNGEGYQNPPAMSEHTFTRIKFRDYQKNGQNEFAFYKEMCMHCNDPACASVCPVGAFNKTKEGPVVYDTKRCIGCRFCMVACPFGVPKYEWSKAFPLVKKCTGCYSRIRAGHKPACATACPSAITYGPRADMLKEAERRIAARPERYLNKIYGKEEAGGTSVIYLTALPFDELGFKQVTKRPLPSYTWQALRLVPGVFLTVGGSLSLLSWFTHRKDRLKKEEEQRQACKHQTKEDHHDCC